Sequence from the Molothrus ater isolate BHLD 08-10-18 breed brown headed cowbird chromosome 13, BPBGC_Mater_1.1, whole genome shotgun sequence genome:
CTTTGAGATGTGTTTTCTTGCATCCTACCCAAATTGCAACTTGAGTAGTTACATTCTGCTCACTAAAATATCCCTGTGGTTTAATTGAAGAAGTTAtgtttcccttcctctcttAAAAGCTTTGTTGTCTAATGTTGTGGTGCTGTCATGATCTGTGCTGTCTGATCTGCAGAGCACACATACAGAACCCCCAGGTGAAAGCCTCTGAAGCCTTTGACAGTAGGAGATAGAATGAGGGGGAAAGTGGCATCTTGGGAAGGTGGTTCAGCATTGCATCCCCATTTGAGTCTCTTGCCACCCTTGTGAAGTGTGTGACAACAAGTGTGTcacactgcaggagcagcattttgcattttctttgcacATGTGTAAGTCACTGCACAAGGCAGAGCATCAGGTCCCTGCTCCTGGGTATCAGGTCTGTGACAATGGGCACGGTGGACTGAGCACTGAGATGGCACAGCCTGGAAACAAGCAATGACATTAAAACACAGCATGGATGTTCAGACACATTGTGTATGTCATGACACTTTGTGGATGAGATTTAGGTACTTTATGGGAAAAGGGTGTGTTGGATGACATTTGGTGATTGAGGGGATGGAAAGAGATTGCAGTTTAATTAAAATTCTAATCCCAAGTTTGACAATATTTCTTGCCAGGTCAGCACCCTGTATGCTCTATTTCCGATTCTGTGAATTAAATGGGCTGACAGTCGTCATTTCTTTGGAAGTGCCTGTAAATCCAGCTAAGAATTAGCAACCATCAATGGTTCAGAGCAGCtttgagcagggctgtgtcacgCAGCAGttccagcagtgtcccctgctGCCAGTGTCCCATGCTGCCACAGCctcactgctgtgtccctgtcctgtctgCAGGTAGTTGAGCAGTgctgtcacctgtccccagccatgAGGCTCCCCGTGCTCTGTGCCTTGGTGACACTGCTGAGCCTGTCCCCCTGCCGGGCCGTCAGCTTCCCCGAAGACGAGGACCCCATCAATGTCGTGGACTACCACTGTAAGTAATCTGCATAAAGAGCTGATAAACCCCAGGGAAAAAGTTCTAgtgttgattttattttttttccttgccccCCACCAcggcaaattaaaaaaaaatctgattccTTTCAAATTGAACTGTGTTTACTGGCTTTGTATCTTTAATAGAACACTTaatcattttcttaaaaaagcaatcagaaatacagcaataatttcaggaaaaagaacaTTTGCTGACATTAGCcatcttttcttcatttatatTCAAGACATTACTCAAGGAATTTAGTTTAAACCCTTCTACACCTAGTATATACAGCTAATCAATGCCATATATTGATTCTTCAGCTCTATAATCCTGAGTGATGGTGTAGCCCATTTTTACTTGCAGATTCAAGGCAATATCCAGTATTTAGAGGACGCCCTTCAGGCAATGAATCTCAGCACAGACTGGACTTCCAACTAATGTTGAAAATTCGAGACACACTTTATATCACTGGCAGGTAATTTTCCTTCACTCAGTTCATTagattaaaattcttttctcttctggttttgcATTTATGTGTAAAATTCATTTAGAAAAATGTGCAGAATATGATAAAAATTAGAATTGGGGCAGAATTTCCCAGAGAAATATACCATATCTATGGCCAGTGCATGAAAATTGGATTTGAAGGCTGCAGTTACTGTAGTTAAGCTTAAACCAATGATCAAatgctcttttccctcttttataTTACTGCCCTGCCTGATAAAAACCTCTCCTGATCATTTTAAACTTGGACTGACAAGTCAGGGCTGTAGGAAGTGAGGATAACACACTTACATATTTACAGCCCAGGTTAGTCCTCAGCAGAATGGGCAGACAGGGATGGACAGCTGGACACTGCAGGTGCTATCTCAGGACCACAGcaataaaaatcaaagccaCCCCATGTTACACATGAACAACGTTCTTCCATTTACATTAAACACAGAATTCTATTTCATAGAAGTTGCTGGTCTAACATAACATTCTGAATATAGATTTAGCTTATCAAATACCGAGGCACAGAATTAATGAATTTACTGCTGTCTTTTTACTCTGCAAACAGGGACCAGGTTTACACTGTAAACTTAAATGAAGTTCCGAAATCAGAAGTTATCCCAAGCAAGGTGAGTAGATGCCTGCTGGAAAGGGAGAGGTGTTTTCTTTCGTTTTAATGGGTTGTTTTAAGAATTTGCTGTGGCAACGAATTCAAATATTCCTTTCTGGTCTCCTTTAACAGAAATTAACATGGAGATcaaagcagcaggacagagagaaCTGTGCTATGAAAGGCAAACACAAAGTAAGTTTAGCACATTAATGAAAAATGACACTAGTATTTATTATATACATGGAGTTTGTGATTAATACATCTTACTCTCTTTTCAGGATGAATGCCATAACTTCATTAAAGTCTTTGTTCCAAGAAATGATGAGATGGTGTTTGTCTGTGGAACAAATGCATTTAACCCTATGTGCAGATACTATCGGGTAAGAGTACTGAAGATGTCATTAATCTGTTACTGGTTTTGCTTGCACTGGTTATACCATAGCCAATACATCCAGCGTGCCTGGAGAGTGCTTCAaggtgaaataaaaacagacaGAAGCCAATGTGCTGAATTAAGTTTTGTGGAAAGAcaatgttttgcttttgtgcCAGTGCACAAAATAGAAATGACACTATcacccatttatttttcttctctagtTGAATACATTAGAGTATGATGGGGAGGAAATTAGTGGTTTGGCAAGATGCCCATTTGATGCCAGACAAACCAATGTCGCCCTCTTTGCTGGTAAGAACTTTTACTTGTAATGAGTCTAAATGATTGATGACACCAAAGGAGACAGAGAGCTTTTAAAGCAAGCACAGGAAAGCTAAAGGTGTCATGGTGCCCCTGctcttaaattttttaaagggCCTCCAAAGGATTAGAAGCTGACCTGTTAATAAATAGGTTACAGCAGTCTGGGGAAGTGTGACAGtaaagaaatggggaaaaatacaGGCTAGTCAGAATTCTCTAGATTATTAAAGGCCTCTTAATACCATGTTTTCAACTTCCATTTTAGATGGAAAATTGTATTCGGCAACAGTAGCAGATTTCCTGGCAAGTGATGCTGTTATTTATCGCAGCATGGGGGATGGATCTGCCTTAAGAACAATAAAGTATGACTCCAAATGGATAAAAGGTAATTTGGGGAGTGTTTTCCCATGCACATGGCAAATGTAATTTTAGTGGCACAGAAGGTCAGGTTATTCACAGTCAGCCTGGTTTACACATATGCTACAACGTCAGCATGTATGAGGCTTTCAGAATATTAAAAAGGtgcataatgaaaaaaaaaacagacaaaattttTGTTAAATCCTTCAACAAATGAATTTGTAGTAACAAAGTACCTTAGTTGTAATACAATTTCCGTGGGGCCTTGTTACAGTCCATTAGCCAATGCTAGAGATTTCAAGTTCATTTAAACTCCAGTGCACCTGTATTTGGACATCCTGAAGTACCTGGAAGACTGGAGCTCACCTTGGCTAGTGTGgacctgggcaggagctgccaagTCTCACAGTGTCACTGTCGTGTGCCCATTGAGCAGTTCTTTGAAGTAACTTCTCCTTGCTCTTTCTTACAGAGCCACATTTCCTCCATGCCATAGAATATGGGAACtatgtttatttcttcttccGAGAAATTGCTGTAGAGCACAACACTTTAGGCAAGGTCAGTATCAGCACCGTGAGCGTTGAGTCACAGCAGAAGGAGCTCATCCTAAAACAGCATCAGGAACCAGCACAGCTCATAATATGAAGAAGGAACTAGGACAAAGCTTGCACAGTTTTATCACAGTTATAATTTacagggaggggagaaaaaaagaactaGAGCAGTGCATTCTTCAACGAAAAAGCTGTTTCTGTTCTCGCTGTTAGTGAGCTCGCTACAGGTGTCTTTCAATGTGCTGTtgcctcagtgctgctgttccttaACTCTTGTGCCAAGTACTGGAAAAGCTGAGGGTGTTTTCATGCttattaaagaaacaaaagaaaacaacacaaaaggAGAGCTTCAAAGAAGTTTCTCTAATGTCCCTGGATATTGAACAATTCAGTCATGCCAGTACAGAGTATAATACTCATGCCTCACCATGGAAGGATATTCTACAGTAAATTATTAAATCCCTTACACATGGTTAATTAAAGTCTTTAAATCTCACTAACAATATGATTTTGAAGGTGAAAAGGGTGGGAGCAAACTGTGGAGATGCACTTGCTTGGTGATACATTAAGATGCCTGTGCACTACGAGCTGAACACCATTTGCTTTCATCTTCTCTGTGCAGATAAATGGCAGCTTCCTGTTAACAACATTATCTTGGTGCTTTATTAAGAGCTCAGAAACAAGCACTGTTTCCCTTGCATCTCTCAAgcctctctccctttttccttcttttttcctttcacaggcTGTGTATTCCCGTGTGGCACGCATCTGCAAAAATGACATGGGGGGCTCCCAAAGGGTCCTGGAGAAGCACTGGACATCCTTTCTGAAAGCTCGGCTCAACTGCTCAGTTCCTGGGGATTCATTCTTCTACTTTGATGTTCTGCAGTCTATCACAGACATCATAGAAATCAATGGAGTGCCCACTGTTGTGGGTGTATTCACCACACAGCTCAACAGGTAAGAGATGAGCAACCTTTCATCAAAGGCAGATCTCAGGTTCTCTCTTACACTGAGATTGGTGCCATCGTAATCTGAGTTCTTGAAACTATTTTTCGAATTTTACAGCATCCCTGGTTCAGCAGTGTGTGCTTTCAGCATGGATGACATTGAGAAAGTCTTCAAAGGGAGatttaaagaacaaaagacTCCTGACTCTGTGTGGACAGCTGTACCTGAAGACAAAGTACCAAAGCCAAGGTAAAAGGTTCTTACTCACGATGTCATAACATTGTCCCTGTAAAGAGCTATCTTAAATCAGCTGCACTCTTGAGTGCCTTGCTGGGTAAAACCCAAAGCAGAGCTTGATGCTTCAGCCATAAGGATGCTCATTAACCGGCTGCCTTCTCTCATTAACTAAAATATCAAGAGGAAAACAATATTGTTCTCATTTCAGACCTGGCTGCTGTGCAAAACATGGCCTAGCAGAGGCTTACAAAACCTCCATTGATTTCCCAGACGAAACGCTCTCCTTCATCAAATCTCATCCATTGATGGACTCAGCTGTTCCCTCAGTCACTGAGGAGCCCTGGTTTACCAAAACACGCGTCAGGTATGACAGTTCAAAAGTAACAcctgtgaaaaggaaaacaagacaaCTTGCTGTTAATGATGTGCCTTCTGGTCTTGCTAGATACAGATTGACAGCAATTGCTGTAGACCACGCTGCTGGACCCTACCAGAACTACACAGTCATATTTGTTGGCTCCGAAGCAGGAGTAGTACTTAAAATCTTGGCAAAGACCAGGCCTTTTTCTTTGAATGACAGCATATTACTGGAAGAGATTGAAGCATATAATCATGCAAAGTGAGTATTACCAGAACATCTAAGCTCTTCATCTAGTCCTTGGAACCTAGCTAAAAAAGATTATGGTAAACTAGCTCATTATCACCAACATCACCACTTGTTTGTCATTTCATCATGTTCCTCATGTTGAATAACCTGAAAGTATTTGGTCACTTGCCATTTTGTATGGGTTGAATGAACAATCTAATTCCACTCAGTGACATCAGTGACATGGTCTAATTCTCCTGCAAATACTTCTAGAAACGTCAGAAGTCTTTGGTgatgttaaaaagaaatgatCTGTGCTTATCTTGAGGGTTGCTCAAGAGTGGCTGATAGTGTATAACCTATATCTGATCATTttaaagttgtttattttttggcaCAAAGAATTTGGGAGTGGAAGCATTCCAGTTAAACTCTACAGCCGTCCAATACAGGACTCCTCTTCTGCTCTCTCATGATACTTATGCTGACTGAGAGAACGAAGAAAatggatttggatttttttttttcctacatagTTCTGCAAACTTCTCACCTAGCTTGTTAGCAGGAGCCAGAATCCAGCATTTGATAACTCAGAGGTTTGTTTAGCAATGTCTCAGCAAAGAGTCACAGGTTACATTTATGTATGTGAGAAGTTTCAGTTCAGTAGCTACACagacaataaataaaatgtttagtGCACAAAGTACTACAGTCACTAAAGCAGTGGCCTGCCCTTGTTTTTGCTGACCAGGTGCAATGCAGAAAGCGAGGAGGACAGAAGAGTCATTTCCCTCCAGCTGGACAGAGACCACCATGCTCTGTTCGTGGCATTCTCCAGCTGCGTCGTTAGAATTCCCCTCAGTCGGTGTGAGCGTCACGGGTCATGTAAAAAGTATGGCTCCCTTCCTGATCCCTCCCTAAAGCAAGGGCACCAACATTTCTTTGGAAGGAAGTAAAACATGCatgattttttggggtttttctcttgCAAGGGCATGTATTGCTTCACGGGACCCATACTGTGGCTGGTTAGACCATGAGGCATGTGGAAGAGTGACACCAGGCATGCTGTAAGTACTCCTTTGTAAGTTAGCCCAGCATCTCTAAATATGCTTTACACGAGCTCATGCCCTGTGCTCTTCCCTTGCACACAGTTACTAAATCTCTGGttttgtaaagatttttttccaatggaCTGTATCTGTAAGAGAACAGAATGCTAAGTCTGGCCTAATTCTGGAACCTCTGGGTGAAGACTTGCATTCAGTGGGAGTTTTAAATGTGTAGGAGGACGGGCAGACCTctaggaaaagcagctggaagcaggaaGGCAAGAAATTGCAGCATGCAAACCTGAGCAGCTCCAAGAGGACAGGACACAGTATCCCCTCCCAGGCATGCTCATGGTTAGGGCACAGGCGATTGCAGATATGAAAGCACAGGATTCACAGTGGGAAGAGCAAGGTTGTGCCTCCACAGTGGAGCTGGGGTGTTATATATGCATACCAAAGGCATTTTGCACAAATCAAGTCTGTAATATATGGTGCACTAGCAGCTGTATCTTAAAAAGAGGCCTTTGTAGCAGGCCAGTGCAAACTTTAACTGGTATAATTGGATGGTTGTATCTAAACCCAAGAGCATGCCCAATGGAGAAGACATGATACAGTTGTTAAAAATGggattgtttttcttctatttcctGGCATAAGCACACAGAGATAGTTAAAGCCAGACTATCCTGTACATTTTGTACAATCCTTTGGGCCATACACTGGCTCTTGTGTATGTTTCCAtctgctgcttccaggaaaaaaaagtctccaTTTGTATCCTTACTAATACTGTTAATTGCAGGTTCTCTTTGTTTGTTTCATACAACCACAGCACTGGAGGATACGTCCAAGATGTCGAATACGGCAACACGGCGCAGCTTGGGGACTGCCATGGTAAGGCAcagtcactgctgctcctttggaatgtcTCACCGTAGTCTGTGGCCACACCTCACTGTGAATGTTAAATTTCTGATGAGCTTTTCAGTAACATGATGAACACATCACCTGGTGTTACTGTGAATGTTCACAAAGCTGAGCTTTTTAGTCCTGGGTGGCAgagtttttctctttccttcaccAGTTTACAGCTATTTGGGGTCTACAGCAAAGTattgaagaatttattttttgtaaccagtgatattttagtttttattttccattactCAGGTTTGAgatcttttgctttcttttttgttactttttacTGATTACTTGTTCCTTTAATTCTTTTAGAAATTTTGCCTACTACAGCTACACCAGATTACAAAATATTTGGCGACCCAACATCTggttagttttttttaatttttttgaattAATGACCTTTACTTTCCTTCAGTTCAGCATTTTcagcccttttttccttccttttgcaCAGTTGGCAATCCTCCATTTTTGTGCTTTTACTCATGTTCCCACTGATGGTAAAGATAGTCAGACTCTTCTCACTCAGCACTTCACCCTGTGTAGCCGCATGTTAACAGCTCATTATTTATTGAGACATCTTTTATTAAAGAGCCTGATTAACATAGATGACATCTTCACTGCACGAAGTCCACTAAGCTTTACTCTTGATCCCCAGCCATGCGTCTGTGAATGCCCCTCTTGGTCATCTCTAGTAGATGAATGGCAGAACTTCATCATCTTCCTCCTtacctctccttttctcttttccttctttcccagcAAGCTTTTTGcacaaatacacattttctaaaatgtgtatttctttatttttgaaatgctttaaGTAGTTTAtgctaatggaaaaaaatttaacatCACAAACTGTGTAGCTGAATGAGAAATTGTGTAGACAAAAGTGGCTTCAAAAAAATGTTATGCATTGTTGTCAGATGGACTTTTGCATCCTTTTCTCCTCCAGTGATTTTTCTAATAAGGTGTTCACCACCAGCCCCTGGTGTTCAGGGACACCCAGTGCTCCTCTGTTGAACTCAAGAGCAGAACCTGTGTTGACTTCAACAGGAGCAAGATTCAGGCCTTACTTTCCAGTCTTTGCTTTTGGAACTTGGGTCTTCGCTTTCAAACCAAGGGCACATTTCTGACAAACAGGACAATAATCTATTTGTATGTTAAATTTGTAAGAGTGCCAGAAGAACATTATTGGTGGTTTGATTTCTGACATTTTCACTTCTGTAACTTGACAAGAAGTAACATTTGagacaaatattttccagatcTATTTACCCACAATGCAAGTTAGAGACTCACttaaggaaacaaagcaaaacgAAACTGTCACACAGAAATGCTGCCTGGATTTATGAGTGCTTATCAACTGAATTTTCAAAGTGGTATTTTATGACACAGATACAATTGAACCTTATTTTTAAGTCCTGAATGAGTGTGCTTTTGAAGTACATTTCTCAAGTCTGATCTCAAGCCATAGGCTTTCCTGCCTAAACCTACTGGGACAGTGAACACAAAATACTCAAGGGTGCAAATGAGACTGGACTGTAAACCAAATTTTATGAGTTTCCTCTTCTGTGCATTTTCATGTAGGCTGTGGTGGGTCTGTTCAGCAAACATATTACAGAGGAGCCAGAATCTCTGCAGGATTGTTCCTTAGGAACCATTACAAAATAGGGGTTAAAAACATTCCTTTTATCCCCACCTGCAGAAATGGCTCATTCAGCAGTTCCTGGTATACCATAATAGCAGTAATGGAGCTGATCTGGTTTCTCAGGCATAACCTGTCACGAGTGTGCATCGTTCCaagtaacttcttttttttttttgatgtttaaaAGGCAGCCAAGTATGTTGTCTTCAGTGAAGAATATAGCAATTAAGTAGACTAAGTTGTGCTTTTCACCCCCACAGTTGCTTGCTTTAACTTTTGCACTGCTTTCACAGTTGACTTCTCTGGCTTTTTGGCTAGCAGCTGTTGAAGTGTAAATGTACTATTTTCATATTTCCAGTTTTGAAGTAATTGATTTTAATCAGCCATCTGTACTTCTGCAGAGTGTAGGGGGGGTCACATTTTGCTCTGACATGTAACTCCCATAAAATACTGTGTCCAGCTATAGCTTAGATGTGCCATGAAACACGttaataaaaatctgtttgcCACCACAGACATGGAGTTCTCCTCAGCTTCCATTACCACAATGGCAAGTATCCCAGTTATATCACCTAAAGTGATTGGTTCCTGGAAACCTAAAGTGACTGGCTCTCGGAAATTTGTAGTTCAAGATGACCCAAACACTTCTGATTATTCTGATCCATTATCAGGTGTCCCAAAGGGTAAGGCCTTACCAGGGAATACATTGCAGCTGAATGGAAACCTGATAGTCTCAACCTTGTCTAAGGCTTAAGTTAAATGTAAGAGCTATGATTGTTGGGCTCTATTTTACACCCATTTCCTGTGAATATGCAGACAGTGCAATCATGTTTTTCATACCTACTTATCCCATGGACAAAGTGCTGCTTAGAGCTTATAATGGGAAACACAGATTCTAAGCTCAGCTTTTTAATCCTAGAGTGGTCCAAAACTCCCCTTGAAATCAATGGCAGTTCTggatacattaaaaaattacctTCTGCACCTCCATTTATTGTTTTCAATCTTAAACTGTTTAAGCAGTAACTTAAACACTGGTTTAGACTGTTAGTCCTCATGAATGGTTGCTTATGTTTCGGGTTTTTTCATTTGGGTTGCGGGGTGGTGGCAAAACAGAACACAAAGCAGAGCTCCATGAGACATCTGTGTGTTAAATGGGGCATATCCCAACCTCTGCTTGCTGGAACATGGTCCTGAACAAGAGTCAGAGTaggaaaatgctgaatttttatCCTCTGGGTATGAGCATCAGTTTAGAGATGATCTCAGTACATACTGAGACATCCAGAGGTTTTAAGCTGAACACAAGGAACCTGATCTGTTCAGGTTCCTATAGTTCATCTTTCTTTAGCCATTCTTTCAGCTAAGTGAGCCTTTGATTAGGTTCTTATGGCAACTGAGACTTTATTCAATAGGACTACTGCAGTCAACCACTTCCAATCCCCTAACCAAAATTTAACACAAGTCTCTCTCAGTGCATAGCACAACAAGGTGACAGACATGTTTGCACAATTCTGTACTTACTGAAAAAATCTCACCAGCCAAAAACCATTTCTGTTTTATTACCATTCACAAAACATATCAGGTTTCCTATCAGCCATTATGGCCGTGCATTTGTCATTTTAATTTGTTgcagttattttctgttttgctttaagTTTTTATTATCATCTGCTCTTGGTTCTGAATCACATTTTGTGTCATAGCTATTAGTGAACTTTActcatgttttccttctgcttctgcacAGTGCCATTAAAACCTGTAACCCTGAACATTAACAATATTCAAAGGCCTTGCCTCTAACAAAAAGTGACTCTGTTCCTTCCCTCTTGCTCTTTCATTTTAACATCTCATGGGGTAGCAACAGATTTACTTTCATTAAAAACTAACATTGTCTTAGCTGCAAGATGTCTGTGGttgctttaaaaaatctaaaaaaaaaaaatcaaagggaGCTTGTTAAtacccaaataaaaaaaattaatcaaatatTCAATTTCTTGGTCTAAGCTAAAAGTTTTAACATTCTCTAATAATTTAACCTAAGTTGTTTTTATAATGTTATGCAAGTATTATGTTCATTAttggtaaaaaataaaaatcagtgctCTAAAACAGAATCACATTATCTATCTTCAAACTTGGACATGCATAATGAGTGCAGGTTGCCACTCCAGGACCAGCAGCCTGGGAGTGGAGTAGTTTACAAGTTTTCTACTGTATTCCGTTAGTGTGGCTGTAACAATGCAGTATATATGTTATACATTTTTACACAACATTTGCATAATCCTGTCTCTCCTTTGATACTGATTTATGAGCTGGGCAGGAAAGTGAGAGAGAAATCCATCCATGAGTTATTAATTGCTGTCTGGCCCAGTAGGACCTTCTAACCTcaattttccagcagaaatcaTTAATGTTAATAACATAAGGCCCCTATTTGTGAGCCTTAAAGGAAATTTGGGACAGGCTAAACAAAACATAATATAAGGAGAGAATTTGCGACAAGCATTCCTCATTATCAGAGAAAATGGACAGTCTTCATTTAGCCTTGTCAGTACACACacagtaattttattatttttataaaattacttGCATTCACCAGTGGAGTAGATTGCAGGATCCTACTGAGTTACACCAACACCACATCCAGAGCACTTAAAAACACTTAATAGACACTTCCATGAGGAAGGGTGCCTTCTTCTGACATGTGTCAGTATGAAATACCTGTGGATTTATGATATCCTGTCTGTCTTTTGCAGGTGTGAGGTGGGAAGTACAATCAGGAGAGTCCAACCAAATGGTGCATATGAATGTCCTAATCACTTGTGTCTTTGCTGCGTTTGTCCTGGGAGCCTTTATTGCAGGAGTGGCCGTTTACTGTTACCGGGATATATTTGTGCGGAAATCCAGGAAAATACACAAAGATGCGGAATCGGCTCAGTCCTGCACTGACTCCAGCGGGAGCTTTGCCAAACTGAATGGGCTGTTTGACAGCCCTGTCAAGGAGTATCAGCAGAACATTGATTCACCCAAACTGTACACAAACCTGCTGACCAGCAGGAAGGAGTTGCCTCCAAACGGCGATA
This genomic interval carries:
- the SEMA6D gene encoding semaphorin-6D isoform X2, encoding MRLPVLCALVTLLSLSPCRAVSFPEDEDPINVVDYHYSRQYPVFRGRPSGNESQHRLDFQLMLKIRDTLYITGRDQVYTVNLNEVPKSEVIPSKKLTWRSKQQDRENCAMKGKHKDECHNFIKVFVPRNDEMVFVCGTNAFNPMCRYYRLNTLEYDGEEISGLARCPFDARQTNVALFADGKLYSATVADFLASDAVIYRSMGDGSALRTIKYDSKWIKEPHFLHAIEYGNYVYFFFREIAVEHNTLGKAVYSRVARICKNDMGGSQRVLEKHWTSFLKARLNCSVPGDSFFYFDVLQSITDIIEINGVPTVVGVFTTQLNSIPGSAVCAFSMDDIEKVFKGRFKEQKTPDSVWTAVPEDKVPKPRPGCCAKHGLAEAYKTSIDFPDETLSFIKSHPLMDSAVPSVTEEPWFTKTRVRYRLTAIAVDHAAGPYQNYTVIFVGSEAGVVLKILAKTRPFSLNDSILLEEIEAYNHAKCNAESEEDRRVISLQLDRDHHALFVAFSSCVVRIPLSRCERHGSCKKACIASRDPYCGWLDHEACGRVTPGMLTGGYVQDVEYGNTAQLGDCHEILPTTATPDYKIFGDPTSDMEFSSASITTMASIPVISPKVIGSWKPKVTGSRKFVVQDDPNTSDYSDPLSGVPKGVRWEVQSGESNQMVHMNVLITCVFAAFVLGAFIAGVAVYCYRDIFVRKSRKIHKDAESAQSCTDSSGSFAKLNGLFDSPVKEYQQNIDSPKLYTNLLTSRKELPPNGDTKSMMMDHRGQPPELAALPTPESTPVLQQKTLQAMKSQSDKAHGNLNASRKETPLKSPQFFPSSPPPHSPLSHGHIPSAIVLPNATHDYNTSFSNSNAHKADKKMQHIDHPLTKSSSKRDHRRSVDSRNTLNDFLKHLNETTNNPKAIMGDIQVAHQTLMLDPMGNMSEIPPKVPNREASLYSPPSTLPRNSPTKRVDVPTTPGVPMTSLERQRGYHKNSSQRHSISALPKNLNSPNGVLLSRQPSINRGGYMAPTAGTKMDYMQGTPVSVHLQPSLSRQSSYTSNGTLPRTGIKRTPSLKPDVPPKPSFVPQTTPVRPLNKYSY
- the SEMA6D gene encoding semaphorin-6D isoform X4 — translated: MRLPVLCALVTLLSLSPCRAVSFPEDEDPINVVDYHYSRQYPVFRGRPSGNESQHRLDFQLMLKIRDTLYITGRDQVYTVNLNEVPKSEVIPSKKLTWRSKQQDRENCAMKGKHKDECHNFIKVFVPRNDEMVFVCGTNAFNPMCRYYRLNTLEYDGEEISGLARCPFDARQTNVALFADGKLYSATVADFLASDAVIYRSMGDGSALRTIKYDSKWIKEPHFLHAIEYGNYVYFFFREIAVEHNTLGKAVYSRVARICKNDMGGSQRVLEKHWTSFLKARLNCSVPGDSFFYFDVLQSITDIIEINGVPTVVGVFTTQLNSIPGSAVCAFSMDDIEKVFKGRFKEQKTPDSVWTAVPEDKVPKPRPGCCAKHGLAEAYKTSIDFPDETLSFIKSHPLMDSAVPSVTEEPWFTKTRVRYRLTAIAVDHAAGPYQNYTVIFVGSEAGVVLKILAKTRPFSLNDSILLEEIEAYNHAKCNAESEEDRRVISLQLDRDHHALFVAFSSCVVRIPLSRCERHGSCKKACIASRDPYCGWLDHEACGRVTPGMLTGGYVQDVEYGNTAQLGDCHEILPTTATPDYKIFGDPTSGVRWEVQSGESNQMVHMNVLITCVFAAFVLGAFIAGVAVYCYRDIFVRKSRKIHKDAESAQSCTDSSGSFAKLNGLFDSPVKEYQQNIDSPKLYTNLLTSRKELPPNGDTKSMMMDHRGQPPELAALPTPESTPVLQQKTLQAMKSQSDKAHGNLNASRKETPLKSPQFFPSSPPPHSPLSHGHIPSAIVLPNATHDYNTSFSNSNAHKADKKMQHIDHPLTKSSSKRDHRRSVDSRNTLNDFLKHLNETTNNPKAIMGDIQVAHQTLMLDPMGNMSEIPPKVPNREASLYSPPSTLPRNSPTKRVDVPTTPGVPMTSLERQRGYHKNSSQRHSISALPKNLNSPNGVLLSRQPSINRGGYMAPTAGTKMDYMQGTPVSVHLQPSLSRQSSYTSNGTLPRTGIKRTPSLKPDVPPKPSFVPQTTPVRPLNKYSY
- the SEMA6D gene encoding semaphorin-6D isoform X6, with amino-acid sequence MRLPVLCALVTLLSLSPCRAVSFPEDEDPINVVDYHYSRQYPVFRGRPSGNESQHRLDFQLMLKIRDTLYITGRDQVYTVNLNEVPKSEVIPSKKLTWRSKQQDRENCAMKGKHKDECHNFIKVFVPRNDEMVFVCGTNAFNPMCRYYRLNTLEYDGEEISGLARCPFDARQTNVALFADGKLYSATVADFLASDAVIYRSMGDGSALRTIKYDSKWIKEPHFLHAIEYGNYVYFFFREIAVEHNTLGKAVYSRVARICKNDMGGSQRVLEKHWTSFLKARLNCSVPGDSFFYFDVLQSITDIIEINGVPTVVGVFTTQLNSIPGSAVCAFSMDDIEKVFKGRFKEQKTPDSVWTAVPEDKVPKPRPGCCAKHGLAEAYKTSIDFPDETLSFIKSHPLMDSAVPSVTEEPWFTKTRVRYRLTAIAVDHAAGPYQNYTVIFVGSEAGVVLKILAKTRPFSLNDSILLEEIEAYNHAKCNAESEEDRRVISLQLDRDHHALFVAFSSCVVRIPLSRCERHGSCKKACIASRDPYCGWLDHEACGRVTPGMLTGGYVQDVEYGNTAQLGDCHGVRWEVQSGESNQMVHMNVLITCVFAAFVLGAFIAGVAVYCYRDIFVRKSRKIHKDAESAQSCTDSSGSFAKLNGLFDSPVKEYQQNIDSPKLYTNLLTSRKELPPNGDTKSMMMDHRGQPPELAALPTPESTPVLQQKTLQAMKSQSDKAHGNLNASRKETPLKSPQFFPSSPPPHSPLSHGHIPSAIVLPNATHDYNTSFSNSNAHKADKKMQHIDHPLTKSSSKRDHRRSVDSRNTLNDFLKHLNETTNNPKAIMGDIQVAHQTLMLDPMGNMSEIPPKVPNREASLYSPPSTLPRNSPTKRVDVPTTPGVPMTSLERQRGYHKNSSQRHSISALPKNLNSPNGVLLSRQPSINRGGYMAPTAGTKMDYMQGTPVSVHLQPSLSRQSSYTSNGTLPRTGIKRTPSLKPDVPPKPSFVPQTTPVRPLNKYSY